In a single window of the Nicotiana tomentosiformis chromosome 8, ASM39032v3, whole genome shotgun sequence genome:
- the LOC104096003 gene encoding G-protein coupled receptor 1 isoform X1 — MATVKAVMGNLTVAERQVLTAVNSGASSLSFVGSGFIVLCYLLFKELRKFSFKLVFYLALSDMCCSFFSIIGDPSKGFFCYAQGYTTHFFCLASFLWTTTIAFTLHRTVVRHKTDVEDLEPMFHLYVWGTSGVMTVIRSIANNHEHLSRLGTWCWAQTGHAGKVTHFITFYAPLWGAILFNGVTYFQVIRMLNNATRMAVGMSDRSYQPDPRSDMKALNRWGYYPLILIGSWFFGTINRIHDFIEPGHKIFWLSVLDVVMAQLMGLFNSIAYGLNSSVRRAIYERLDLLPESFQRWRPKTSRSRGQQQDSELVSLKIQDQQ, encoded by the exons ATGGCGACAGTTAAAGCAGTGATGGGGAATTTAACGGTGGCAGAACGACAAGTACTGACGGCAGTGAACAGCGGAGCATCAAGTTTATCATTCGTCGGTTCTGGATTCATAGTGCTCTGTTATTTGCTATTCAAAGAGCTCCGCAAGTTCTCCTTCAAGCTTGTCTTCTACCTCGCTTTATCC GACATGTGCTGCAGTTTCTTCAGCATAATTGG GGATCCTTCCAAAGGGTTCTTCTGTTATGCTCAAGGCTATACAACACATTTCTTCTGCCTAGCATCTTTCTTGTGGACTACAACAATTGCCTTTACTCTTCACCGAACAGTTGTTAGGCATAAGACAGATGTTGAAGATTTGGAGCCTATGTTTCATTTATACGTTTGGG GAACTTCAGGAGTAATGACAGTGATAAGATCAATTGCCAATAATCATGAGCATCTAAGTCGGTTAGGCACTTGGTGTTGGGCACAAACAGGACATGCAGGAAAG GTTACCCACTTCATCACGTTTTATGCACCTCTTTGGGGTGCCATTCTTTTTAATGGTGTCACCTATTTTCAAGTAATACGGATGCTAAACAATGCAACTCGT ATGGCAGTGGGTATGTCAGATCGGTCATACCAACCAGATCCTCGATCAGATATGAAG GCACTAAATCGTTGGGGTTACTATCCCCTAATTCTTATAGGATCATGGTTTTTCGGCACAATCAATCGTATACATGACTTTATTGAACCAGGTCATAAGATATTTTGGCTTTCTGTTCTTGACGTTGTAATGGCACAGCTCATG GGTCTCTTTAACTCAATAGCATATGGTCTTAACAGCTCAGTCCGTAGAGCAATTTATGAGAGATTGGATCT GTTACCAGAAAGTTTTCAAAGATGGCGTCCAAAGACCTCGAGGTCAAGAGGCCAACAGCAGGATAGTGAATTAGTCTCACTAAAGATTCAAGATCAGCAATAA
- the LOC104096003 gene encoding G-protein coupled receptor 1 isoform X2, producing MCCSFFSIIGDPSKGFFCYAQGYTTHFFCLASFLWTTTIAFTLHRTVVRHKTDVEDLEPMFHLYVWGTSGVMTVIRSIANNHEHLSRLGTWCWAQTGHAGKVTHFITFYAPLWGAILFNGVTYFQVIRMLNNATRMAVGMSDRSYQPDPRSDMKALNRWGYYPLILIGSWFFGTINRIHDFIEPGHKIFWLSVLDVVMAQLMGLFNSIAYGLNSSVRRAIYERLDLLPESFQRWRPKTSRSRGQQQDSELVSLKIQDQQ from the exons ATGTGCTGCAGTTTCTTCAGCATAATTGG GGATCCTTCCAAAGGGTTCTTCTGTTATGCTCAAGGCTATACAACACATTTCTTCTGCCTAGCATCTTTCTTGTGGACTACAACAATTGCCTTTACTCTTCACCGAACAGTTGTTAGGCATAAGACAGATGTTGAAGATTTGGAGCCTATGTTTCATTTATACGTTTGGG GAACTTCAGGAGTAATGACAGTGATAAGATCAATTGCCAATAATCATGAGCATCTAAGTCGGTTAGGCACTTGGTGTTGGGCACAAACAGGACATGCAGGAAAG GTTACCCACTTCATCACGTTTTATGCACCTCTTTGGGGTGCCATTCTTTTTAATGGTGTCACCTATTTTCAAGTAATACGGATGCTAAACAATGCAACTCGT ATGGCAGTGGGTATGTCAGATCGGTCATACCAACCAGATCCTCGATCAGATATGAAG GCACTAAATCGTTGGGGTTACTATCCCCTAATTCTTATAGGATCATGGTTTTTCGGCACAATCAATCGTATACATGACTTTATTGAACCAGGTCATAAGATATTTTGGCTTTCTGTTCTTGACGTTGTAATGGCACAGCTCATG GGTCTCTTTAACTCAATAGCATATGGTCTTAACAGCTCAGTCCGTAGAGCAATTTATGAGAGATTGGATCT GTTACCAGAAAGTTTTCAAAGATGGCGTCCAAAGACCTCGAGGTCAAGAGGCCAACAGCAGGATAGTGAATTAGTCTCACTAAAGATTCAAGATCAGCAATAA
- the LOC104096004 gene encoding serine/threonine-protein kinase RIPK: MVLTWKSMIPCCYKVDDEFVRSKKQVKKQSSFQRLSLLDFDDPSSPLSADGLSNSFIGSSLINFTFTQLREVTHHFSSANFLGEGGFGPVYKGFVDDKLRPGLKPQVVAVKVLDTDGLQGHKEWLTEIIFLGQLRHPHLVKLIGYCWEDDNRLLVYEFLPRGSLENQLFGKFSITLSWSTRMKIALGAAKGLAFLHEGEKPVIYRDFKASNILINSDYTAKLSDFGLAKDGPAGDDTHVSTRIMGTHGYAAPEYIMTGHLTTMSDVYSFGVVLLEMLTGKRSLDKKRREGETNLVEWLRPYLRDPKKIARVMDRRLEGEYPIKGAQTAALVAYKCLSHYPKPRPTMDDVVKILETLQEESNNTDTAISDPMITMTSNSDFSSGSEKNGEKEDAATPERNGRNRKEKYLNGKNQGYGWRQRINRQRMVASYSDTALYRRH, encoded by the exons ATGGTTCTAACTTGGAAATCAATGATCCCATGTTGTTACAAAGTAGATGATGAGTTTGTAAGATCAAAGAAACAGGTCAAAAAACAAAGTTCATTTCAGAGATTGTCTCTTTTGGATTTTGATGATCCAAGTTCACCACTATCTGCTGATGGACTTTCCAATTCATTCATTGGATCAAGCCTTATCAACTTCACATTTACTCAACTTAGAGAGGTTACACATCATTTTTCATCTGCTAATTTTCTTGGTGAAGGAGGATTTGGACCGGTTTACAAGGGATTCGTCGACGACAAGCTTAGGCCGGGGTTAAAACCTCAGGTTGTGGCTGTTAAGGTGTTGGATACAGATGGTTTGCAAGGCCACAAGGAATGGCTG ACAGAGATAATATTCCTGGGGCAACTGAGGCATCCACATCTGGTAAAATTGATTGGATACTGCTGGGAAGATGATAATAGACTCCTAGTCTATGAATTCTTGCCGAGAGGAAGCTTGGAAAATCAACTCTTTGGAA AGTTTTCGATCACATTATCGTGGTCAACAAGGATGAAGATAGCATTAGGAGCAGCAAAAGGACTCGCGTTCCTCCATGAAGGCGAAAAACCAGTCATATACAGAGATTTTAAGGCATCAAACATCTTAATAAATTCA GATTACACTGCTAAACTTTCTGATTTCGGACTAGCAAAAGATGGACCAGCAGGGGATGATACACATGTATCGACACGAATAATGGGTACACACGGCTACGCAGCCCCTGAATACATCATGACAG GTCATTTGACAACAATGAGTGATGTATACAGTTTTGGAGTAGTTCTGTTGGAAATGCTGACTGGTAAAAGATCTTTGGATAAAAAAAGACGAGAAGGAGAAACGAATTTGGTTGAATGGTTAAGGCCTTATTTAAGAGATCCTAAGAAAATTGCTCGTGTGATGGACCGACGACTTGAAGGTGAATACCCGATTAAAGGCGCACAAACTGCAGCATTAGTAGCATACAAATGCTTGAGTCATTATCCTAAGCCTAGGCCTACAATGGATGATGTTGTCAAGATTCTTGAGACACTTCAGGAGGAAAGCAACAACACTGACACTGCAATTAGTGATCCAATGATAACGATGACTTCAAACAGTGATTTCAGCAGTGGGAGTGAGAAAAATGGCGAAAAAGAGGATGCTGCAACACCGGAACGAAATGGGAGAAACAGAAAGGAGAAGTACTTGAATGGGAAAAATCAAGGTTATGGCTGGAGACAGAGAATCAATAGGCAGAGAATGGTGGCGTCTTACTCGGATACAGCTCTTTATAGAAGACATTGA